In Blastopirellula sediminis, the following proteins share a genomic window:
- a CDS encoding MarC family protein, whose translation MNFELLFGEFLLLVATIDPIGTLSIFVGVTRRSAKEDRPRIALKATLIGGAVLLAFLILGQFILGALDIRLESFQLAGGIILFLLGLQMVFGVGPAVEPPKPEAGHDVAVFPLAIPSIASPGSILAVVILTDNHRFTILEQAKTSVVLAIVLALTYVLMLLANPIHRLIGETGGTIIVKVMGLILCALATENCVEAVQKLWS comes from the coding sequence ATGAACTTCGAGCTTCTATTCGGCGAATTCCTGTTGCTGGTAGCGACGATCGACCCGATCGGCACGCTCTCGATCTTCGTTGGCGTGACGCGCAGATCGGCCAAGGAAGATCGCCCCCGGATCGCGCTGAAAGCGACCCTGATCGGCGGCGCGGTGCTGCTCGCGTTTCTGATCCTGGGACAGTTCATCCTGGGCGCCCTCGATATTCGACTTGAGTCGTTTCAACTCGCCGGCGGCATCATTTTATTTTTGCTCGGTTTGCAGATGGTCTTCGGCGTCGGTCCGGCGGTCGAACCTCCCAAACCGGAAGCGGGTCACGATGTCGCCGTCTTTCCGCTGGCGATCCCCTCGATCGCCAGCCCCGGCTCGATCCTGGCGGTCGTCATTTTGACGGATAATCATCGCTTCACGATCCTGGAGCAAGCGAAGACGTCGGTCGTGTTGGCGATCGTGCTGGCGCTCACCTACGTCTTGATGCTGCTGGCCAATCCAATCCATCGCCTGATCGGCGAAACCGGCGGAACGATCATCGTAAAGGTGATGGGGCTGATCCTCTGTGCCCTGGCGACGGAGAACTGCGTCGAAGCGGTGCAGAAGCTTTGGAGCTAA
- a CDS encoding ATP-binding response regulator has protein sequence MPTVLIVDDTPVDLVLLEGILKKDPQNKIAKATNGMAALELLQDVSDEVDVVVTDLNMPEMNGLELVNRMQSIYPQIPVVLTTAHGSEELAVEALQQGAACYVPKTHLAERLVSTVQQVRAMCAAERNYERLTQAMAKADFEFRLTSDPLLCERLVEMMQQIAGSMGLCEASNQVSLGMALEGALFSAYYRGNLELDLDQLEALQLDKPEAIALVEQRRSSEPYASRVLHVQASLSKEEGSFVIRHEGPGIDVASIPEPNDPQALDKLGNRGLVLMQAFMDEATFDEDGTTITMVKRRAPVAARV, from the coding sequence ATGCCGACCGTCTTGATCGTAGACGACACCCCGGTCGATTTAGTGCTACTAGAAGGAATTCTGAAGAAAGATCCGCAAAATAAAATTGCCAAAGCGACCAACGGGATGGCGGCCCTCGAATTGCTACAGGACGTTTCGGACGAAGTCGACGTCGTCGTCACCGATCTGAACATGCCCGAGATGAACGGGCTCGAATTGGTCAACCGGATGCAGTCGATCTATCCGCAGATCCCGGTCGTGCTCACCACCGCGCACGGCAGCGAAGAATTGGCGGTCGAAGCGCTGCAACAAGGCGCCGCATGCTATGTGCCGAAGACCCACCTGGCCGAACGTCTCGTCTCGACCGTACAACAAGTCCGCGCGATGTGCGCCGCCGAGCGGAACTACGAACGCTTGACTCAAGCGATGGCGAAAGCCGACTTTGAATTTCGCCTGACCAGCGATCCGCTCCTCTGCGAACGCCTGGTCGAAATGATGCAACAGATCGCCGGCAGCATGGGACTGTGCGAAGCGAGCAACCAGGTCAGTCTGGGGATGGCGTTGGAAGGGGCGCTCTTCAGCGCCTACTACCGCGGCAACTTGGAGCTCGATCTCGATCAACTCGAAGCGCTGCAGCTCGACAAGCCGGAAGCGATCGCCCTGGTCGAACAGCGCCGTTCAAGCGAACCTTACGCGTCGCGCGTGTTGCACGTGCAAGCCTCGCTCAGCAAAGAGGAGGGCTCGTTCGTCATTCGTCACGAAGGGCCCGGCATCGACGTCGCTTCGATTCCGGAACCGAACGATCCGCAAGCGCTCGACAAACTCGGCAATCGCGGCCTGGTGCTGATGCAAGCGTTCATGGACGAAGCGACGTTCGATGAAGACGGCACGACGATCACCATGGTCAAGCGTCGAGCGCCGGTTGCGGCCCGCGTCTAG
- a CDS encoding MarR family winged helix-turn-helix transcriptional regulator has protein sequence MIRFDFEKSVGYWIFSTGHMLSRAMNEELSSHGITYRQWEVLAWLSYHGEITQSELAEQMRIEAPTLVGVIDRMERDGWITRETDPCDRRKKIIRATDKVQPVWEQMVNCALAVRARAIVGIPEEDLEVMRRTLSAMRDNMGENVLGPVPTNTLVAPTGPVKVGSETARVD, from the coding sequence ATGATCCGTTTTGACTTTGAAAAGAGCGTCGGGTACTGGATTTTCTCGACCGGACATATGCTCTCGCGTGCGATGAACGAGGAACTCTCGTCGCACGGCATCACCTACCGCCAATGGGAGGTCCTCGCATGGCTCTCCTACCATGGTGAGATCACGCAAAGCGAATTGGCCGAACAAATGCGGATCGAAGCCCCGACTTTGGTCGGCGTGATCGATCGCATGGAACGAGACGGCTGGATCACCCGCGAGACTGATCCGTGCGATCGCCGCAAAAAAATCATTCGCGCGACCGACAAGGTGCAGCCGGTCTGGGAACAGATGGTCAACTGCGCTCTTGCGGTCCGTGCCCGAGCGATCGTCGGCATTCCGGAAGAAGATCTGGAAGTTATGCGCCGCACTTTGTCGGCGATGCGTGATAATATGGGGGAAAACGTGTTGGGGCCTGTCCCGACCAATACCCTGGTTGCGCCTACCGGGCCGGTGAAAGTCGGTAGCGAGACGGCGCGTGTCGACTAA
- a CDS encoding sulfite oxidase-like oxidoreductase, producing MFDSEHDHAKYQSGEPLKPEEITEEGIIISPDTYRSQRIPPGQSRTRKWPILHASHVPNVEPEDWRLKIFGLVEREVDLDWDQFQALPRCKVFADFHCVTHWSRLSNIWEGVSTQTLLKLAGVKPEAKYVVCHAYDNGWSTNMPLEDFLADDALLADTHDEMPINDAHGGPVRGMVPRLYAWKSAKWIRGIELTAKDKPGYWERGGFHNHGDPWTEERFGY from the coding sequence ATGTTTGATTCCGAACACGATCACGCGAAGTATCAGTCTGGCGAGCCGCTGAAGCCGGAGGAGATCACCGAAGAAGGGATCATCATCAGTCCCGATACGTATCGCAGCCAGCGAATCCCGCCGGGACAATCGCGGACGCGAAAGTGGCCGATTCTGCATGCGTCGCACGTACCGAACGTCGAGCCCGAAGATTGGCGGCTGAAGATATTTGGACTGGTCGAGCGGGAAGTCGATCTCGATTGGGATCAGTTTCAGGCGCTGCCGCGGTGCAAAGTCTTCGCCGACTTTCACTGCGTGACTCATTGGTCCCGTTTAAGCAACATTTGGGAAGGAGTTTCGACGCAAACGTTGCTGAAGCTCGCCGGAGTCAAACCGGAAGCGAAGTACGTCGTCTGTCACGCCTATGACAACGGCTGGTCGACCAATATGCCGCTCGAGGATTTTCTCGCGGATGACGCGCTGCTGGCCGATACGCACGACGAGATGCCGATCAACGACGCCCATGGCGGTCCGGTGCGCGGCATGGTTCCTCGGCTATACGCCTGGAAGAGTGCGAAATGGATTCGCGGGATTGAATTGACCGCCAAGGATAAGCCGGGCTACTGGGAGCGCGGCGGTTTCCACAATCATGGCGATCCCTGGACCGAAGAGCGGTTCGGATATTAG
- a CDS encoding radical SAM protein, with product MTTHRLHTLHQRSFDDNKFVYPVLSRRSRGLSIGVNLNPDKICNFDCIYCQVNRREESETRFVETDRYFHEIDEMLSLAASGDIWATPKFAETPVSLRRVNDIAFSGDGEPTTYRNFDELVGRTAEIKRQHGMDDVKMVLITNASMFHRDVVKKGLEVLDANNGEIWAKLDAGTEEYYHLIERTKIPYQRILDNITAASQVRPLVIQTLFMKVNGVGPTDAELAAYCGRLRDVTAAGGKLKLIQIYTVARRPAEDFVAPISDEEVDRIVKMVHDETGLTAEAYYGTSNY from the coding sequence ATGACGACCCATCGGCTGCACACGCTGCATCAGCGCAGTTTTGACGACAACAAATTCGTCTATCCCGTTCTCTCGCGGCGCAGCCGCGGGTTGTCCATCGGCGTCAACTTGAACCCGGACAAGATTTGCAACTTCGATTGCATTTATTGCCAGGTCAATCGCCGAGAAGAAAGCGAAACGCGGTTCGTCGAAACCGACCGCTATTTCCACGAAATCGACGAAATGCTCAGCCTGGCGGCGTCAGGCGATATTTGGGCGACCCCCAAGTTCGCTGAGACGCCGGTTTCTTTGCGCCGCGTCAATGACATCGCGTTCAGCGGCGACGGCGAACCGACCACCTATCGCAACTTTGACGAACTGGTCGGCAGAACCGCCGAGATCAAGCGTCAGCACGGCATGGACGACGTCAAAATGGTGCTGATCACCAACGCGTCGATGTTCCATCGCGACGTCGTCAAAAAGGGCCTGGAAGTTCTGGACGCCAACAACGGCGAGATCTGGGCGAAGCTCGACGCCGGGACCGAAGAGTACTACCACCTGATTGAGCGGACCAAAATCCCCTATCAGCGAATTCTGGACAATATCACCGCCGCGTCGCAGGTTCGCCCGCTGGTGATTCAAACCTTGTTCATGAAGGTCAACGGCGTCGGCCCGACCGACGCCGAACTGGCCGCCTACTGCGGACGTCTGCGTGATGTGACCGCCGCCGGCGGGAAGCTCAAGCTGATTCAGATCTACACCGTCGCGCGTCGCCCGGCCGAAGACTTTGTCGCGCCAATCAGCGATGAAGAAGTCGATCGGATCGTGAAAATGGTGCACGACGAAACGGGCCTCACGGCCGAGGCGTACTATGGAACCTCCAACTACTAA
- a CDS encoding 30S ribosomal protein S1, which yields MSVDPSQDPQAQGEIPAEASTPAPENVSQPSEDADAPKRKLLIGSQRDEDKPAPAPKPAAAARPQRPERPKPSKTESEEDPTAIPADLTSLETNREIEKLPVSSDGRVEVPNRRQKLDDIEREVEAALGGLSLDDMIAGEKAMQGISGKTLEVDSRQPATVLRIHREEVFIDLPGQNQGFVSLRTFVAPPAVGDKLEVVIVKYDREQGLYEAVVPGSSVSVVDWGDLKEGILVDAVVDGVNKGGLECAVGGARGFIPASQIAPHHVTKMEDYLGQKLQCLVTEANPERRNLVLSARAVAEKAKEDSRKETMGTLQVGQMREGTVTRIQDFGAFVDIGGVDGLVHVSQISWDRIKHPSDALSEGQAVRVKVTKIDPETGKIGLSIRDTMENPWQKVASEFAVGAIVKGKVTKIMEFGAFVEIGPGIEGLIHVSEVSHTRVSRIQSVLKVGETVEVKVVNIDQEKRRIGLSIKALAPAPASKSGGKKKEEEEVDVDRELKVKPTAGELKGGIVNEQSEGSKFGLKW from the coding sequence ATGTCTGTTGATCCCAGCCAGGATCCGCAAGCCCAGGGCGAAATCCCTGCTGAAGCTTCCACCCCCGCCCCTGAAAACGTTTCCCAGCCGAGCGAAGACGCCGATGCGCCGAAGCGAAAGCTGCTGATTGGCTCGCAACGCGACGAAGACAAGCCCGCGCCTGCCCCCAAGCCGGCGGCTGCGGCGCGTCCGCAACGTCCGGAACGGCCAAAGCCTTCTAAGACTGAATCGGAAGAAGATCCTACGGCTATTCCCGCAGATCTCACTTCCTTGGAAACAAATCGAGAAATCGAGAAACTTCCGGTCTCTTCCGACGGCCGCGTTGAGGTGCCGAATCGTCGTCAAAAGCTCGACGATATCGAGCGCGAAGTCGAAGCGGCGCTCGGGGGGCTCTCTCTCGACGACATGATCGCCGGCGAAAAGGCGATGCAGGGCATCTCCGGAAAGACGCTGGAAGTCGACAGTCGTCAGCCGGCCACTGTCCTGCGTATCCATCGCGAAGAAGTTTTCATCGATCTGCCTGGACAAAACCAAGGCTTCGTATCGCTGCGTACCTTCGTAGCGCCCCCCGCTGTTGGCGACAAGCTGGAAGTGGTCATCGTCAAATACGATCGTGAGCAAGGTCTCTACGAAGCGGTCGTTCCTGGCTCTTCGGTCTCGGTCGTCGATTGGGGCGATCTGAAAGAAGGGATCCTGGTCGACGCGGTCGTGGACGGCGTCAACAAGGGCGGTCTCGAATGTGCCGTCGGCGGCGCTCGCGGTTTCATCCCGGCCAGCCAGATCGCGCCGCATCACGTCACCAAGATGGAAGATTACCTCGGCCAGAAGCTGCAGTGCCTGGTGACCGAGGCGAATCCGGAACGTCGTAACCTCGTGCTCAGCGCTCGCGCCGTCGCCGAAAAGGCGAAGGAAGACAGCCGCAAAGAAACGATGGGAACGCTGCAAGTCGGTCAGATGCGCGAAGGGACCGTCACTCGCATTCAAGACTTTGGCGCCTTCGTCGACATCGGCGGCGTCGACGGCCTGGTTCACGTCAGCCAGATCAGCTGGGACCGGATCAAACATCCGAGCGACGCGCTGAGCGAAGGTCAGGCGGTTCGCGTCAAAGTGACCAAGATCGATCCCGAGACCGGCAAGATCGGTCTTTCGATTCGCGACACGATGGAAAACCCGTGGCAGAAGGTCGCCTCGGAATTCGCCGTCGGCGCAATCGTCAAAGGCAAAGTGACCAAGATCATGGAATTCGGCGCGTTCGTCGAAATCGGCCCGGGGATCGAAGGTTTGATTCACGTCTCCGAAGTGAGCCACACTCGCGTCAGCCGCATTCAGTCGGTCCTGAAGGTTGGCGAAACGGTCGAAGTGAAAGTGGTCAACATCGACCAAGAGAAACGCCGCATCGGCCTCTCGATCAAAGCCCTCGCTCCGGCTCCGGCCAGCAAGAGCGGCGGCAAGAAGAAGGAAGAGGAAGAAGTCGACGTCGATCGCGAGCTGAAGGTCAAACCGACCGCCGGCGAACTGAAGGGCGGCATCGTCAACGAACAAAGCGAAGGCTCGAAGTTCGGCCTGAAGTGGTAA